A part of Neoarius graeffei isolate fNeoGra1 chromosome 8, fNeoGra1.pri, whole genome shotgun sequence genomic DNA contains:
- the flrt1b gene encoding leucine-rich repeat transmembrane protein FLRT1: protein MAAESVIELRDWLFLLLLCLTLLVEVLEFAAATAAITEAALGEAELQGDVPCPSACRCDDGFIYCNDRGLSLIPPLPLTAAVLYLQNNRINNAGLPTSLERRMTVQVVYLYDNELDDFPTHLPPSLRELHLQDNNIRTLPRAALARLPLLEKLHMDDNSISTVSIEDKAFANNPRLRLLFLSRNHLSSIPSGLPSSLEELRLDDNRISTIPTHAFRGLNSLRRLFLDGNLLANQRIADDTFSRLSNLTELSLVRNSLQSPPLNLPSMHLLRLYLQENAMTHMPRGSLDGMHRLQKLDLSGNNLTTLPRGLFRDLDSISQLLLRANPWYCGCNLRWLHDWLHIRGSSVTVRGLTCHGPEKVRGKSLRDLTSQMEQCEAAVDGAGGGAGAGGGDGPKKDKGDSPTETPTTTTLTVPQGSLFTLRSRRPVHRYPDLRQDNSAEGEGEDVGKTLLISVKPLTPETAHITWQAAQPASAFRLSWLRLSSNPAMGSITETLVPGDRREYLLTQLQPRSSYIICVVPLVVSKGRRTGTGGLNLNTDSEHEHPACARTETADLQIQPSADQGQGDQGTDELTVLPLAGIIGGVTACVSLFLIFGIFCWYGHRAGYLTADDHTVYARDVVGTRSAVKHYDDYVESGTIKDTSILEIGTPGFQMTPLAAQQPLQPKAKVEDMTYIHTIFPSNNTTLYRSTLNHTANPSYGTNRGYREGGIPDIDYAYT, encoded by the coding sequence ATGGCAGCCGAAAGCGTGATTGAGCTCAGGGACTGGCTGTTCCTGCTTCTCCTTTGCCTGACTTTATTGGTGGAAGTGCTGGAATTTGCAGCAGCAACAGCTGCCATCACCGAGGCAGCACTTGGGGAGGCAGAGCTTCAGGGTGATGTTCCGTGTCCATCAGCATGTCGATGTGACGATGGCTTTATTTACTGCAACGACCGCGGACTGAGCCTCATACCACCTTTACCGTTAACAGCAGCTGTGCTCTATTTACAAAATAATCGCATTAATAATGCTGGCCTACCAACCTCCTTAGAACGGCGAATGACTGTTCAAGTAGTTTATCTCTATGACAATGAACTCGATGACTTTCCAACACATCTGCCTCCATCACTACGTGAACTCCATCTTCAGGACAACAACATACGAACTTTGCCTCGTGCAGCTCTTGCACGTTTACCCTTGCTGGAGAAACTCCACATGGATGATAATTCAATTTCGACTGTAAGCATCGAAGACAAAGCATTTGCGAATAATCCCCGACTACGACTTCTTTTCTTGTCACGCAACCACCTTTCAAGTATACCATCAGGGTTGCCATCATCACTAGAAGAGCTCAGATTGGATGACAATCGAATTTCTACAATTCCAACACATGCATTCAGGGGACTTAACTCACTAAGACGTCTTTTTCTCGACGGGAACTTACTGGCTAATCAACGTatagctgatgacacgttttcacGACTGTCTAATTTAACAGAGCTCTCTTTGGTACGCAACTCTCTTCAGTCACCACCTTTAAACCTTCCTAGCATGCACCTTCTTCGACTATACCTACAGGAAAATGCTATGACTCACATGCCAAGAGGGTCACTGGATGGTATGCATAGGCTGCAGAAGCTTGATTTGTCAGGCAACAACCTTACAACCCTTCCTAGGGGTTTGTTCAGGGACTTGGACAGCATCTCGCAGCTACTTCTGCGGGCGAATCCCTGGTATTGTGGTTGCAACCTACGCTGGCTCCATGACTGGTTGCATATCCGAGGTTCGTCAGTAACAGTGAGGGGTCTAACATGCCACGGACCAGAAAAAGTCAGGGGCAAATCACTTAGGGACCTCACAAGTCAAATGGAGCAATGCGAGGCAGCTGTGGATGGAGCTGGAGGAGGTGCAGGAGCAGGGGGAGGTGATGGACCTAAAAAAGACAAAGGGGATTCTCCGACTGAAACCCCAACCACAACAACCCTTACAGTTCCCCAGGGTTCTCTCTTCACACTCAGGTCCAGACGACCCGTACACAGATACCCTGACTTGAGACAGGACAATTCTGCAGAGGGTGAGGGTGAGGATGTTGGCAAAACTTTGTTGATCAGTGTAAAGCCTTTAACTCCAGAGACAGCCCATATTACATGGCAGGCTGCTCAACCAGCCTCAGCTTTCAGGCTGTCCTGGTTAAGACTAAGCAGTAACCCAGCCATGGGATCTATTACAGAGACACTCGTCCCTGGAGACCGCCGAGAGTATTTACTCACTCAGTTACAACCACGGTCAAGTTATATTATCTGCGTGGTGCCTCTTGTTGTCAGTAAAGGAAGGAGGACAGGAACAGGGGGGTTGAATTTGAACACTGACTCAGAACATGAACACCCTGCCTGTGCCAGAACAGAGACAGCAGATCTTCAGATTCAGCCTAGTGCTGACCAAGGTCAGGGTGATCAAGGTACAGATGAATTAACTGTTTTACCCCTTGCAGGGATTATAGGTGGAGTGACTGCATGCGTTTCCCTGTTCTTAATTTTTGGGATTTTCTGCTGGTATGGACATCGGGCAGGATATCTTACAGCTGATGATCATACTGTCTATGCGCGTGATGTGGTTGGGACCCGTAGTGCTGTCAAGCATTATGATGACTATGTTGAATCTGGTACCATTAAGGACACTTCGATCTTAGAGATCGGAACACCTGGTTTCCAGATGACACCACTGGCGGCCCAACAACCGCTGCAGCCAAAGGCAAAAGTCGAGGACATGACGTACATTCATACTATTTTTCCCTCAAACAATACAACCCTTTACAGGAGCACCCTAAACCACACAGCAAACCCAAGCTACGGAACCAACCGTGGATACAGAGAAGGTGGAATACCAGATATAGATTATGCTTACACATGA